A genomic region of Plasmodium cynomolgi strain B DNA, chromosome 5, whole genome shotgun sequence contains the following coding sequences:
- a CDS encoding hypothetical protein (putative) gives MIRRYLKIYPSIYYTKHVKTAPEVNEHSVVLKKDYVFNQYGGQEVFLNNKLKKGQDENEVKRIYYFKLWNALTEYNFTLFENTIQQFLNEGHKYDEVVYSILIHSYVLNHKKKNENMIFCEPSKSLWINICRLAWETSIKLNRERKRKLKEKLKLMPPKDVLTLTREDLKLMLKKEYEEALLNMVDTMALEDESSYDDHVLIGNDEMDDSIGVVGGEPFILAVPLLTSNH, from the exons atgataagaagGTACTTGAAGATATACCCATCCATTTACTACACCAAACATGTGAAGACCGCCCCCGAAGTGAATGAGCACTCCGTCGTGTTGAAAAAAGATTACGTGTTTAATCAGTATGGTGGACAGGAGGTTTTCCTAAATAATAAGCTGAAGAAGGGACAGGATGAAAACGAAGTAAAGAGAATCTACTACTTCAAATTGTGGAACGCCCTCACCGAGTATAACTTCACTCTATTTGAAAATACGATTCAGCAGTTTTTAAATGAGGGGCACAAGTATGACGAGGTTGTCTACTCGATTTTGATCCACTCGTACGTGCTGAACcataagaagaagaatgaaAAT ATGATTTTCTGCGAACCATCCAAGAGCCTGTGGATAAACATATGTCGACTCGCTTGGGAGACGTCCATAAAGCTCAAcagagaaaggaaaaggaaactaAAAGAAAAGCTGAAATTAATGCCTCCAAAGGATGTGCTAACATTGACTAGGGAGGACTTAAAGCTCATGCTCAAGAAGGAGTATGAAGAAGCTTTATTAAATATGGTTGATACGATGGCGTTGGAGGACGAGTCTTCATATGATGACCACGTGCTAATTGGGAATGACGAAATGGATGATTCGATCGGAGTTGTAGGCGGCGAG CCATTTATTTTGGCAGTTCCCCTTTTAACGTCTAACCATTAA
- a CDS encoding nucleoside transporter (putative): MNAPSKRTNSAGGPPSQPVGKDNSETKNGADAKEGSTTMHKEHNQCSNTFANITLCLMGMSSVLLYNCVLNTTPHIHELLNRNIVVSSTFFLYFSVLVFISLISSLFIEVKTRTYDICFVISFVLQLVYPLVVKYYYDQTFLFYLLIGFIGATCSMMKTMIFSIATIVLNSSKVICLSYGLTGIYSLFITSTFFYFLTKIDKDVHKLMRSIFATCIINCIFIFVSFVCYSVLKSTDDFKRKFKIYQEEREGKRARSGSSALFDTAGGTTGGAPFVIAVEGSTREGGYSGNEGEKEKQPRKEAAQKAAKKDAKKDAKKAAEEYAKKDAKKDAKKDAEEYAKDGRDPMEVPPRSRFFPDFSLFNVKTNEIMKQARIKAFLYKKSIVFLFCTFYNIFLKIAVFPVVCPEMWTRNVDERYILIGMVQLADCVSRIFPTFAETVPVFKVFLLPQRKVLIYSLARTLLSVLCLIIPLTDAPLLQNFAFKCLLIFSNIYLNGWFVVLSFINISDVLKPLNSMSNVAMVSSFGSTLLRVGLLTGYGASTIYKRYVAGG; encoded by the coding sequence ATGAACGCACCGAGTAAGCGAACCAACTCGGCGGGGGGTCCCCCGTCGCAGCCGGTCGGGAAAGACAACTCGGAAACGAAGAACGGAGCAGACGCGAAAGAAGGGAGCACAACGATGCACAAAGAGCACAACCAATGCAGCAACACGTTTGCAAACATAACCCTGTGCCTGATGGGCATGTCCTCCGTGCTGCTGTACAACTGCGTCTTGAACACCACCCCCCACATCCACGAACTGCTGAACAGAAATATCGTGGTGTCCTCCACCTTCTTTTTATACTTCTCCGTCCTGGTGTTCATCTCACTAATCAGTTCTTTATTTATCGAAGTGAAGACGAGGACCTATGACATATGTTTCGTTATTTCGTTTGTCCTCCAGTTAGTGTACCCTCTTGTCGTAAAGTACTACTATGACCAGAccttcttattttatttgctcATAGGATTCATCGGCGCAACCTGCTCCATGATGAAGACGATGATTTTTTCAATTGCTACCATCGTGTTGAATAGCTCCAAAGTGATATGTCTGTCGTATGGTTTGACTGGAAtttattcccttttcattacatctacgtttttttattttttaacaaaaattgataaagaCGTACATAAGCTTATGCGGTCCATATTTGCTACATGCATAATTAAttgcatttttatcttcGTCTCTTTCGTTTGCTACTCCGTGTTGAAGAGTACTGATGATTTTAAGCGTAAGTTCAAGATATACCAGGAGGAACGGGAGGGAAAACGGGCGCGGAGTGGAAGCAGCGCGCTGTTCGATACGGCGGGGGGAACAACCGGGGGGGCTCCTTTCGTGATAGCGGTCGAGGGTTCCACTCGCGAAGGTGGCTACAGTGGGAATGAaggcgaaaaggagaagcaaccaCGGAAGGAAGCTGCGCAGAAAGCTGCGAAGAAAGATGCGAAGAAAGATGCGAAGAAAGCTGCGGAGGAGTATGCGAAGAAAGATGCGAAGAAAGATGCGAAGAAAGATGCGGAGGAGTATGCGAAGGACGGGAGGGACCCCATGGAGGTACCCCCAAGGAGCCGCTTCTTCCCAGACTTCTCCTTATTCAACGTGAAGACAAACGAGATCATGAAGCAAGCCAGGATAAAGGCATTCCTCTACAAGAAGTCTATCGTTTTCCTGTTTTGCAccttttacaacatttttctGAAGATTGCAGTTTTCCCCGTTGTCTGCCCAGAAATGTGGACCAGAAACGTGGACGAGCGGTACATACTGATCGGCATGGTGCAGCTGGCTGACTGCGTTAGTAGGATTTTCCCAACATTTGCAGAGACAGTACCCGTTTTTAAAGTGTTTCTTCTGCCACAAAGGAAGGTACTCATATACTCGCTCGCAAGGACCCTTCTATCCGTCCTATGTTTGATAATCCCCCTGACAGATGCGCCCCTcttgcaaaattttgcttttaagtgcctcctcattttttccaacattTACCTAAATGGCTGGTTTGTCGTTTTGTCCTTTATTAACATTTCGGATGTCTTGAAGCCCCTGAACTCGATGAGTAACGTGGCCATGGTCAGCAGCTTCGGCTCCACGCTGCTCCGGGTGGGCTTGCTCACGGGCTACGGTGCCTCGACCATCTACAAGCGCTACGTCGCGggggggtga
- a CDS encoding GTP-binding protein (putative): protein MRPQLSSTRGTEDANLCFAEGVRHWGSPSKGGSTSIANAESEAPHTNSVRESDSGIPWDTPKNEALMRIITEPTDHLMIRNERRFCDFLWVVAKSGKGGEPNYKRRRSKKLKGEGYGGHGGNVILKSKRSVYDLIKIEQKVKANDGENFKENSRGKDGSDKVVFVPVGTIVRKRVYCKKNENNRKIYKSIFWHQFLKENEELLVARGGKGGISYSFFKKHDYRLPEKGEKMLLELELRLLNDVAFIGIENSGKTSLCSSLSRYYGNISSHIFSTTIPHVSNINYIDGVEITLLDTPFLFHNAHKDCSRGKRILRHLYRSKLIVYVIDVASDKLENVDDTQVEDYYTESLKGGNGRAGEGIGAVDAVEGMEAVEGIGAVEGIDAVKRMDTMKRMDAIDEGEEEELKPHTHRDNPSEQKSNHVHTSNEARANLKDYHNDTIKQIKMLRNELFLFNPDYLKKKELVVATKCDMLHKNALLNLDSLYFRLQNLFPHIEVIGTSAKFGLGIKLLSRKIRDLIYPQDILHSHKMYANNIEDYVIPTHSHIREGQRRLQNYELPENIKHIYDHNYMENFDYFLKKPRGKRHDVSVSNSGDGKNWLTGDGRGGATS, encoded by the coding sequence ATGAGACCCCAGTTGAGCAGCACGCGCGGAACTGAAGATGCCAATTTATGTTTTGCCGAAGGGGTGAGACATTGGGGTTCCCCTTCGAAGGGGGGATCCACATCCATCGCCAATGCGGAAAGTGAAGCCCCCCACACAAATTCCGTACGCGAAAGTGATAGCGGCATTCCCTGGGACACCCCGAAAAACGAAGCACTGATGAGAATCATAACCGAACCAACTGACCACCTGATGATACGAAACGAAAGGCGTTTTTGCGACTTCCTGTGGGTAGTAGCCAAGtcaggaaaaggaggagaaccAAATTATAAAAGACGAAGGAGTAAAAAGTTAAAGGGTGAAGGATATGGAGGACACGGAGGAAATGTCATTCtgaaaagtaaaagaagCGTTTATGATTTAATCAAAATAGAACAAAAGGTTAAAGCAAATGatggagaaaattttaaagaaaatagcCGAGGAAAGGATGGTAGTGACAAAGTAGTATTTGTCCCTGTAGGAACAATTGTGCGGAAGAGAGTttactgtaaaaaaaatgaaaataataggAAGATATATAAGAGTATTTTTTGgcatcaatttttaaaagaaaatgaagaattgtTGGTAGCtcgaggaggaaaaggaggcatatcatattctttttttaaaaagcatgATTATAGATTACctgagaagggggagaagatgCTCCTCGAATTGGAGCTCCGACTACTGAACGATGTAGCCTTTATTGGCATTGAGAACAGTGGGAAAACATCCCTCTGTAGTAGCCTTAGTAGATACTATGGGAACATTAGTAGCCACATATTTAGCACCACCATACCACACGTCTCCAATATTAACTACATCGATGGGGTCGAAATAACCCTGCTGGATACCCCCTTCTTGTTTCATAACGCACACAAGGATTGCAGCCGGGGAAAGAGAATCCTCAGACATCTGTACAGAAGCAAGCTTATCGTTTACGTCATCGACGTTGCGAGTGACAAACTTGAAAATGTGGACGACACACAGGTGGAGGACTATTACACGGAGAGCCTAAAGGGGGGGAATGGCAGGGCGGGGGAAGGGATAGGCGCGGTAGACGCGGTGGAGGGGATGGAAGCGGTGGAAGGGATAGGCGCGGTGGAAGGGATAGACGCGGTGAAACGGATGGACACGATGAAACGGATGGACGCGATAgacgagggggaggaggaagaattaaagccacacacacacagggaCAACCCCAGTGAACAGAAAAGTAACCATGTGCACACATCAAACGAAGCCCGTGCCAACCTAAAGGACTACCATAACGATACAataaagcaaataaaaatgctacGAAATGAactcttccttttcaatCCGGATtacttaaagaaaaaagaacttGTAGTTGCCACCAAGTGTGACATGCTACACAAAAACGCCCTACTCAATCTAGACTCTCTTTATTTCCGTCTCCAAAATTTGTTCCCCCATATAGAAGTTATTGGGACCTCTGCCAAGTTCGGCCTAGGCATAAAGCTCCTCAGCAGGAAAATACGAGACCTTATCTACCCTCAGGACATCCTACACAGTCACAAAATGTATGCCAATAATATAGAGGACTATGTCATTCCTACGCACAGTCACATCAGGGAGGGACAACGGCGGTTGCAGAATTATGAGCTACCAGAAAATATCAAACACATCTACGACCATAACTACATGGAAAACTTCGACtactttttgaagaagccTCGCGGGAAGAGGCATGATGTGAGTGTTAGCAACTCTGGAGATGGTAAAAATTGGTTAACGGGGGATGGTAGAGGAGGTGCCACTTCCTAG
- a CDS encoding hypothetical protein (putative) gives MNETRSYKWYLENGCEIVPLKRGSSRESDYSLMLLDIQADFSEFLIEEKNIISDEKLVNPEGNIFNLQKRQCTQKQKKGGLLTEREKYVHEIDHLWAYIEWHYNFEDEIKVQKSIVSDVGKLRKVPRLYVSAHIIEGMIHEMSKNENICMLKYTTYPSFYNKYGNEMDKAKDHDESSIYNRCNYIYEVCDVADKSLVFASSPIINTTMKNILSITKSGKKREDFNEEQEEKEDIVQDEIWQIYLSKRIKCINDQWLLICINQEVKDIIKNSGEIYFKLFNKYIKEYNDFLKSHNYNTSDDKNDLHGSSMFRGHHDRHNMFEMNNGPNESLNSERLKKYRVNLIFSGNKDINYILYKLCLNLGKFNDAVLCTKNKTYNILLNDIDGTLAICLKSFFSKHYGSCAAGVSNAASNTSEEELVKTLSIMGLCKEKLVLSEKATIFSNIELLFSYYLIVHSESLEGEIGQDGAAANQDGVIYLSRKALFENLQFSTEEICSYLLHVQKYSTNNLLFVKKRGFRYVKSEIIYEFLVKIIELVSIHDDLYVHHHVERGRASTTPFKQYKDDLHRVVRKRHGITLQSLVNLIQQNETEFDFLKKNKIPMDTYVILQLCWKCCDIENKHFDFFSLYYNYYFFYEYLNRHSEELSFEGIFDHYLQFLDNDSQVSDTVVYFNLFKLHKIMSLNILRSSGKVVIHSDELFTFDMEMMTYVKYIDEMFRNFNSNVMDKIIQDFIKCYQFFLDCGYDRGVSNEKVLQNCQAKTLQAVAAIDTAADTPDGMASGTTAGDVYKDRVLFRNNTILNVSNINHICNDSCMFEYFIVVKYYYTDNTFSLVEKKLKKFIHSVEEDFANAHMTSATDYSSSGSVTGGGASYEMRQNYKANWKKAKSNYSLNYKMFKYQTTSFPQIRLSNNYNELLCSVYTPLSIHFSIFHENVIYNKKRNSFQLIPSFLLKENLRSCLTALFTFKNSYFAQEFYPFLNPLLNNKDLIGTIAVPPLRHCRTKPIERENEKNVEFLETGSIVLSTLNSDMKNYTKYGAQSRKFVEKLCKLYNCNLP, from the exons ATGAACGAAACGAGATCCTACAAATGG TACCTTGAGAACGGCTGCGAAATCGTGCCCCTGAAGCGGGGGAGCAGCCGGGAAAGCGACTACTCCCTGATGCTGCTGGACATCCAGGCAGACTTCTCCGAGTTTCTGATCGAAGAGAAGAACATCATCAGTGATGAGAAGCTAGTCAACCCGGAGGGAAATATATTCAATCTACAGAAAAGACAGTGCACacaaaagcaaaagaaaggGGGACTCCTCACGGAGCGAGAAAAGTATGTACACGAAATTGACCATCTATGGGCCTACATCGAATGGCACTACAACTTCGAGGACGAGATCAAGGTGCAGAAGAGTATAGTGAGCGATGTAGGGAAGTTGAGGAAAGTACCCAGACTATACGTATCGGCTCATATAATCGAAGGGATGATACATGAAATGTCgaagaatgaaaatatatgcatgttgAAGTATACTACCTATCCCAGCTTTTACAACAAGTATGGCAATGAGATGGACAAAGCGAAGGATCATGATGAGAGTAGCATTTACAATCGGTGCAACTACATATATGAAGTTTGCGATGTGGCGGACAAGTCGCTAGTTTTTGCCAGCAGCCCGATAATCAACACGACGATGAAAAATATCCTTAGTATCACCAagagtgggaaaaaaagggaagatttTAATGAAGaacaggaggagaaggaagataTCGTGCAGGACGAAATTTGgcaaatttatttatcaaaAAGGATTAAATGTATAAACGATCAGTGGCTGTTAATTTGTATTAACCAGGAAGTGAaggatattataaaaaactctggagaaatttatttcaaacTTTTCAATAAGTACATAAAAGAATACAAcgattttttgaaaagccACAATTACAATACATCGGACGATAAAAATGACCTACATGGCTCCAGCATGTTTCGGGGGCATCATGACAGACACAACATGTTTGAGATGAACAATGGCCCAAATGAAAGTTTGAACTCGGAGAGGCTTAAAAAGTATCGagtaaatttaattttctcgGGCAATAAGGACATTAATTACATCCTGTACAAGTTGTGCCTCAACTTGGGCAAATTTAATGACGCCGTCCTGTGcaccaaaaataaaacgtatAACATTCTGCTCAACGATATTGACGGGACGCTGGCCATTTGCCTAAAGtcgtttttttccaagcACTATGGGAGTTGCGCGGCGGGGGTGAGTAACGCGGCGAGTAACACGTCGGAGGAGGAGCTGGTCAAAACGCTGTCCATCATGGGGCTCTGCAAGGAGAAACTCGTGTTGTCCGAGAAGGCCACCATTTTTAGCAACATCGAGTTGCTGTTTTCGTACTACCTCATCGTGCACAGCGAGTCGCTGGAGGGGGAAATCGGTCAAGACGGTGCTGCCGCAAACCAGGACGGCGTCATCTACCTAAGCAGGAAGGCCCTCTTCGAAAACCTGCAGTTCTCCACGGAAGAAATTTGTAGCTACCTACTGCACGTGCAAAAGTACAGCACCAACAACTTGctgttcgtaaaaaaaaggggcttcCGATATGTTAAAAGCGAAATTATATACGAATTTCTCGTTAAGATAATCGAGCTGGTGAGCATCCACGACGATCTGTACGTGCATCATCACGTGGAGCGAGGGAGAGCAAGTACCACCCCCTTTAAGCAGTACAAGGACGATCTGCACAGGGTGGTAAGGAAGAGGCACGGCATCACACTGCAAAGTTTAGTCAATCTTATTCAACAGAACGAGACCGAATTtgatttcttaaaaaaaaacaaaattccAATGGATACGTATGTCATCCTGCAACTCTGCTGGAAATGCTGCGACATCGAAAATAAGCACTTTGACTTTTTTAGTCTCTACTACAATTACTACTTCTTTTATGAATACCTAAATAGACATTCTGAGGAGCTTTCCTTCGAGGGAATATTTGACCATTATCTTCAGTTCTTGGATAACGACAGTCAAGTGAGTGACACTGTGGTGTACTTCAACCTGTTTAAGTTACACAAAATTATGTCCTTAAATATCCTGCGGTCCAGCGGAAAAGTCGTTATTCACTCGGATGAACTGTTCACCTTCGACATGGAAATGATGACATATGTTAAGTACATCGACGAGATGTTCCGGAACTTTAATTCGAATGTAAtggataaaataatacaagACTTTATCAAATGTTACCAGTTTTTCCTGGACTGTGGTTACGACCGTGGGGTGAGCAACGAGAAGGTCCTGCAGAATTGTCAGGCGAAGACCCTTCAAGCGGTTGCAGCGATAGACACGGCCGCTGACACACCAGACGGTATGGCATCCGGCACCACCGCAGGTGATGTATACAAAGACCGAGTGCTCTTCCGAAATAACACTATCCTTAACGTTAGCAACATCAATCATATTTGCAATGACAGCTGCATGTTCGAGTATTTCATCGTGGTAAAGTACTACTACACGGATAACACCTTTTCCCTGGTCgagaaaaaactaaaaaaatttattcactCAGTGGAGGAAGACTTCGCAAATGCGCACATGACATCTGCCACGGATTATTCTTCCTCTGGATCTGTAACCGGGGGAGGGGCTTCCTACGAGATGAGGCAAAATTATAAAgcaaattggaaaaaggCCAAAAGCAACTACTCCTtgaattacaaaatgtttAAGTACCAAACCACTTCGTTCCCACAAATACGCCTGAGCAACAACTACAACGAGCTGCTATGCTCTGTGTACACTCCCCTGTCCATtcacttctccatttttcacgAAAACGTAATTTACAATAAGAAGCGGAACTCCTTTCAACTCATCCCTTCCTTTCTGCTCAAGGAAAATTTGCGCAGCTGCTTAACTGCTCTGTTCACTTTCAAGAATTCCTATTTCGCGCAGGAGTTCTACCCCTTTTTGAATCCTCTGCTGAATAACAAG gACCTGATCGGCACCATCGCCGTCCCACCGCTGCGCCACTGCAGGACCAAGCCCATCGAAcgcgaaaacgaaaaaaacgtgGAGTTCCTGGAAACCGGAAGCATCGTCCTCTCGACGCTGAACAGTGACATGAAGAACTACACCAAGTACGGTGCCCAGAGTCGGAAGTTCGTTGAGAAGCTGTGTAAGCTGTACAACTGCAACTTGCCC
- a CDS encoding 3'-5' exonuclease domain containing protein (putative), with amino-acid sequence MYLYHSNKCAIKKGIPFFRNVVSISFLRKAQNGDTVKRRKVFCSTKFISTISEERETGCGQTNTDQPSTGFGSYTEKSSYKDIKIVENEKEGNDAAEEINQNDIIAVDFEGTNLGKYGKVCIMQVYTEERTQGGTRQKSECLSREKYYIFDLLKMSVIKSVKKIIENKKTLKLVHDCREDSSALYNQLGIKFENVYDTSRAHMLLMEKNKSNDIYQVSFLQLLNDYLGIKDECLSSIKKEMYKNEKIWEVRPLSKMSIIYALKNVKYLFPLYRIFDNMLSKKSVLEKSKDFVNYCFMNSR; translated from the coding sequence ATGTACCTATACCACAGCAACAAGTGCGCGATCAAAAAAGGCATACCATTCTTCCGCAACGTAGTTAGTATATCCTTTTTGAGGaaggcacaaaatggggatacAGTAAAAAGGCGAAAGGTGTTTTGCAGCACCAAGTTCATTTCGACCATTTCGGAAGAGCGTGAAACAGGATGTGGCCAAACGAACACGGATCAGCCTTCCACCGGGTTTGGAAGTTACACTGAGAAAAGTAGCTATAAAGACATAAAGATtgtagaaaatgaaaaggaaggcaATGACGCCGCTGAAGAAATAAACCAAAACGACATCATTGCAGTAGATTTTGAGGGGACAAATTTGGGGAAGTATGGAAAGGTATGCATAATGCAGGTGTACACGGAGGAAAGAACCCAGGGAGGAACACGCCAAAAAAGTGAGTGCTTATCCCGTGAGAAGTACTACATATTCGACTTGCTAAAAATGTCAGTCATAAAAAgtgtcaaaaaaataatcgaaaataagaaaacgCTAAAACTGGTACACGACTGCAGGGAAGATAGCTCCGCCCTGTATAACCAGCTGGGAATAAAATTCGAAAACGTTTACGATACATCCAGGGCGCACATGCTACTGatggaaaagaacaaaagtaATGACATATATCAAGTAAGCTTTCTCCAACTGTTGAACGATTATTTGGGGATTAAGGATGAGTGTTTAAGTAgcatcaaaaaggaaatgtataagaatgaaaaaatttgggaaGTCAGACCATTAAGTAAAATGTCCATCAtttatgctttaaaaaatgtgaagtacTTATTCCCCCTGTACAGGATTTTCGATAACATGCTTTCAAAGAAAAGCGTTTTGGAAAAATCGAAAGATTTTGTAAATTACTGTTTTATGAATTCGCG
- a CDS encoding hypothetical protein (putative): MEEASCIPGYRNINAQLLYRPQEDYAFVNDIKARQFFYNPYFRKEPEGPYVKEYHEKYPIGEPPKGCQTMNRQCNPFVSYPYGVPRDPPYEKCSKCKGNKKSKKEKREKKEKNRHHSGHQSDHQSGLFASKLSPPIDYNPPQGDSQPNEENHFDQTRDYPAVHYPQEGSSQKGDSHYSSFEMTTAHDMEGTYPRANDGESACDELESPLENHADYVHVDKPEYYYSYNEKANSNSQEGLQKVDGKIFQHRSDPHLSDDGECLSDQKVTFDVKGEDQFSTMFADSDEERASPHNAEAQNEVEGILSQYINDIKKKGSNGRKHQSKGSTSGHDPYDTPVRIKRDADDLHDNEMVAVTMSAQEKGKTPKTSDVRPGDGAKRDKHDKQPIKQVKICEDENVWNKYSVNESSKKGDTSNERLKVGGSSGRGAQDLRSAHSPHSPYSTPSSYSPRSPYSPHSTRSPHNLLNQRDTERGKTSDHHGRVCKQAIPKNEAAKKDVIQSRHKRETVNTPQMSTSNEEDKWGAISAKKGAPKQRKGYYPHRDIMPPKRKTEKKELTYKNSKIAIGRTKSLRFRTGTVTFPTKHINSQHRKKSILSKQKSMFETKLKKQNTVALKRRKTMSRINSMKNPPYTIVLNKKKVINMHKGMHPMENKKDKMSGTTTPVGARKMLARSKTKVLLIDNETKIFKKENVKMVSRNPFNPIASSLESSTRKEPENGKQKKETDMAGSGKRESAHLSANADKKKNYHVSVRNKVKSKKEEMFQNIISLTKNMKEKPLKKKYNDQIDPRDLLSVTSNNSSAVADDDL, encoded by the exons ATGGAAGAAGCCAGTTGCATCCCTGGGTACAGAAACATAAACGCGCAGCTGCTGTACAGGCCGCAAGAAGACTACGCATTCGTTAATGATATAAAAGCTAGGCAGTTCTTTTACAATCCATACTTCCGCAAAGAACCAGAGGGCCCATATGTCAAGGAATATCACGAGAAGTATCCGATTGGCGAACCGCCAAAAGGGTGc CAAACAATGAACAGACAGTGCAACCCGTTTGTGTCCTACCCGTACGGAGTTCCTCGAGATCCCCCATATGAAAAGTGCTCCAAATgtaaagggaacaaaaaaagtaaaaaggagaaacgggaaaaaaaggagaaaaaccgTCATCACAGTGGTCATCAAAGTGATCACCAAAGTGGCTTATTCGCTTCGAAATTGAGCCCCCCCATTGATTACAACCCACCCCAGGGGGACTCGCAGCCTAATGAAGAGAACCATTTTGATCAGACTAGGGACTACCCCGCGGTTCATTATCCACAGGAGGGAAGCAGCCAAAAGGGGGATTCACATTACAGCTCGTTCGAAATGACCACTGCGCACGACATGGAAGGCACATATCCGCGTGCCAATGATGGAGAAAGCGCATGTGACGAATTGGAGAGTCCACTAGAGAACCATGCCGACTACGTCCATGTTGACAAGCCTGAGTACTATTACAGCTACAATGAAAAGGCAAATAGTAATTCGCAGGAGGGGCTACAAAAGGTAGACGGGAAAATTTTTCAGCATAGGAGTGATCCTCACCTGAGCGACGATGGCGAATGCCTCTCTGATCAAAAAGTCACTTTTGATGTGAAAGGAGAAGATCAATTCAGCACGATGTTTGCAGATTCTGATGAGGAGAGGGCAAGTCCCCATAATGCGGAAGCGCAGAACGAAGTCGAGGGTATCTTAAGCCAGTACATAAACGAtattaaaaagaaggggTCGAATGGTAGGAAGCATCAAAGCAAGGGGAGCACAAGTGGGCATGATCCGTACGACACACCTGTACGAATCAAAAGGGACGCGGATGATTTGCACGACAACGAAATGGTGGCCGTGACAATGAGCGCGcaggaaaaggggaaaacaccCAAGACGTCCGACGTACGACCAGGTGACGGCGCAAAGAGAGATAAGCACGACAAGCAGCCCATCAAACAGGTCAAAATTTGCGAAGATGAAAATGTGTGGAATAAGTATAGCGTCAATGAGAgctccaaaaagggggacactTCGAATGAGCGTTTGAAAGTGGGAGGCTCATCGGGGAGAGGTGCCCAAGATTTGCGCAGTGCGCACAGTCCGCATAGTCCATACAGTACGCCTAGTTCTTACAGTCCGCGTAGTCCGTACAGTCCACACAGTACCCGCAGCCCTCACAACTTGCTCAATCAGCGCGATaccgaaagggggaaaacgtCGGACCATCATGGCAGAGTCTGCAAACAAGCTATTCCAAAGAACGAAGCAGCAAAGAAGGATGTCATACAGTCAAGACATAAAAGAGAAACTGTTAACACCCCACAAATGTCAACATCAAATGAGGAAGACAAATGGGGTGCCATTTCTgcgaaaaaaggtgcaccGAAACAAAGGAAGGGATACTATCCACATAGGGACATTATGccaccaaaaaggaaaactgaGAAGAAAGAATTAACTTATAAAAACTCCAAAATAGCAATTGGGAGAACCAAGTCATTGAGGTTTAGAACAGGTACCGTCACTTTCCCCACCAAACATATTAACTCCCAacataggaaaaaaagcattcTGAGCAAACAAAAATCAATGTTCGAAACGAAGCTCAAAAAGCAAAACACGGTAGCCttgaagaggagaaaaaccaTGTCTAGGATAAATTCTATGAAGAACCCACCTTACACAATCGTcttaaacaaaaagaaggtcATCAATATGCACAAAGGGATGCATCCTATGGAGAACAAGAAGGATAAAATGAGTGGTACTACTACCCCTGTGGGCGCGAGGAAAATGCTCGCCAGGTCAAAGACCAAGGTCCTACTCATTGATAATGAAacgaaaatatttaaaaaggaaaatgtaaaaatggtttCAAGGAACCCATTTAACCCAATTGCATCTTCTTTGGAAAGCTCCACACGTAAGGAGCcagaaaatgggaaacagaaaaaagaaacggaCATGGCCGGAAGTGGCAAAAGAGAGAGTGCACACCTAAGCGCTAATGcggataagaaaaaaaactaccacGTCTCCGTTAGAAATAAGGTGAAAtcgaaaaaggaggaaatgtTCCAAAATATTATATCCTTGACGAAAAACATGAAGGAGAAGCCGCTAAAGAAGAAGTACAACGACCAGATTGACCCTCGCGATTTGCTATCGGTCACGTCTAACAATAGCAGCGCTGTGGCGGACGATGATTTGTAG